The nucleotide window TTTTTCAATGAATTATTATTCAGATTTTGCAGGATACGGAATTTACAAACAAATAAAGAATCCATATTTTGACAAATTAGCTCACAAAATACGTTCCAGATTCAATGCAAAATTGATTACCACCAGACAAACAGTGCCAACAATCATTAGCAATAATAAAAATAAGGTTTTGTCATTATATGGTTTTGCCAGTGACCAATCCCCTAAAGCAAAAGCAGCCGTTCATTGGGCAAAATTCATGGGAATTGAAGTTCCTGTTCACATAGGTGCTGAAATGTTGTCCAAAAGATACGATATGAATTTGGTCTATTTGAATACCAAAAAAGTCAAGCGAGGACATTATGAAGCGACACTCGAAATCCTTTCTGAAAATCCAAAAGAAGTTCCAAATTACCAACTTACCGACCAATATCTGAAACTTTTGGAAAATCAAATTTATGAAGCTCCCGAATATTATTTGTGGACTCACAAAAGATGGAAGTATAGAAGATAGGGATTTTAGAATGCAGATTTTAGAATTAAGATTACAGATTTATGAATTGAGATTTCAAAATTATTCAAAACAAAAAAAACACCTTTGAGAATTGAATTTCAAAGGTGTTTTTTGCTTTTGCCAAGTAACTCAGATTTTAGTTTTTATTTTATAAAGAAAACCAATCATGAACTAATTTGTCTTCAACTGAACTTGCTTCTTTGTGCAAAAACTCATTTGTGTTTTTATCGTAATTATAACCCAAAGCCCAATTTTTATGATTTTCGGCCAAAGATTTAATGCTGTTACAAACGAATTCAATTTCGTCTGTAGTAGTCGTGGGATGAATAGACATTCTAATCCAACCCGGTTTTTTGATTAAATCGCCCAAAGTGATTTCGTCAATCAGTTTATTTGATGCTTCTTGATCCACATGCAGTAAAAAATGGCCATACGTTCCCGCACAACTGCAACCACCACGCGTTTGGATTCCGAATTTATCGTTTAATAATTTTACCCCCAAATTGAAGTGCAAATCTTCAATAAAAAAGGAAATAACCCCTAATCGATTGCGATGTTGTCCAGCAAGGATTTTAATATTTGGAATATTTTCCAGAGAATCAAAAACATAGTCTACAATTTCATGTTCTCGATTGAGAATGTTTTCAATCCCCATTTGTTCTTTCAGCTGAATGGCCAAAGCTGTTTTAATTACCTGAAGAAATCCTGGAGTTCCACCATCTTCCCTATCTTCGATATTATCAATATATTTGTGTTCACCCCAAGGATTTGTCCAGGAAACGGTTCCTCCGCCCGGACAGTCTGGCACCATATTGTGGTATAGTTTTTTATTGAAAACTAAAACACCTGAAGTTCCAGGGCCACCCAAAAATTTATGAGGAGAAAAGAAAATGGCATCCAAATAGGATTCTGAATCTTCGGGATGCATATCAATTTTCACGTAAGGTCCCGAACAGGCAAAATCAACAAAACAAACCCCATTGCTCTGATGCATCAACTTGGCAACCTGGTGATAAGGCGTCTTGATTCCCGTTACATTGGAACACGAAGTTATGGAAGCAATTTTATACGGTCTGTTTTTGTATTTCTCTAATAAAACAGCTAGGTTATCCAAACTAAAAAGTCCTTCTTCACAGGAAGGAATAACTTCTACATCGGCTATTGTTTCCAACCAGGAAGTTTGATTGGAATGGTGTTCCATGTGCGAAATAAAAACAATTGGCTTTTTTTCGGCAGGAATATCAAAATATTTGGTAAGATTTTCAGGAACTTTCAATCCCAAAATTCGCTGAAATTTATTCACAACTCCAGTCATACCGGTTCCATCTGTTATCAAAACATCTTCTGGACTTGCATTTACGTGCTTTTTAATAATATCTCGCGCATGATGATAGGATTTGGTCATGGCAGTCCCGGAAACGGTAGTTTCTGTATGAGTATTAGCAACAAACGGTCCGAATTCATTCATCAGTTTTTCTTCAATTGGGCGATACAAACGCCCGCTTGCTGTCCAATCAGTATAGGTGATTTTTTGAAGGCCAAATGGTGATTCAAAACTTTGATCTATTCCGATAATATCTTTTCTGAACTGCTGAAAATAGTTTTCTAATTTTGTTGTAACTTCTGTAACTGCCATTATATTTTAATTTGTCGCCAAATATATTGCTTTTTGACAAACTAACATATCCTGTTGATTTCGTTTTTGACAATATATCAATACAAAAACATGTCTATTGCTATTTTTTGCACTATTTGTAAT belongs to Flavobacterium gilvum and includes:
- a CDS encoding aminotransferase class V-fold PLP-dependent enzyme, whose product is MAVTEVTTKLENYFQQFRKDIIGIDQSFESPFGLQKITYTDWTASGRLYRPIEEKLMNEFGPFVANTHTETTVSGTAMTKSYHHARDIIKKHVNASPEDVLITDGTGMTGVVNKFQRILGLKVPENLTKYFDIPAEKKPIVFISHMEHHSNQTSWLETIADVEVIPSCEEGLFSLDNLAVLLEKYKNRPYKIASITSCSNVTGIKTPYHQVAKLMHQSNGVCFVDFACSGPYVKIDMHPEDSESYLDAIFFSPHKFLGGPGTSGVLVFNKKLYHNMVPDCPGGGTVSWTNPWGEHKYIDNIEDREDGGTPGFLQVIKTALAIQLKEQMGIENILNREHEIVDYVFDSLENIPNIKILAGQHRNRLGVISFFIEDLHFNLGVKLLNDKFGIQTRGGCSCAGTYGHFLLHVDQEASNKLIDEITLGDLIKKPGWIRMSIHPTTTTDEIEFVCNSIKSLAENHKNWALGYNYDKNTNEFLHKEASSVEDKLVHDWFSL
- a CDS encoding lysophospholipid acyltransferase family protein; the protein is MQYLVYLLAYPIIWAISMLPFRILYLFSDFVYIIVYRIIGYRKRTVRENLNLALPHLSQKELLVIEKKFYHHMCDMFIEMIKTMNISKEEICKRFVFKNIEIYKELEKQGKSVAVICSHYASYEWIFSMNYYSDFAGYGIYKQIKNPYFDKLAHKIRSRFNAKLITTRQTVPTIISNNKNKVLSLYGFASDQSPKAKAAVHWAKFMGIEVPVHIGAEMLSKRYDMNLVYLNTKKVKRGHYEATLEILSENPKEVPNYQLTDQYLKLLENQIYEAPEYYLWTHKRWKYRR